The following proteins are encoded in a genomic region of Sphingobium amiense:
- a CDS encoding PRTRC system protein B, producing the protein MTDHCVQFERTAGGMMLTNAILLYRSDGARGLGSHLTPGEDAEAFASIHQIEHDAIGAPTIAAGTPLTRAHLRHWSQALGRVAPPQILPETVLVAHPDLLVWWVPAQVRTAYFDLSAKLAGLRALGGRAIVPVAYPAHVLVATRRRLGVFALERNERPAAETALLHSPILNVFLNGSLCWGNIPKPTSLDVSAIPEFERALFDSWSTHPNPGQELTITGKGGLVRLWDTLAATRATRFPVKRLRPFLGDRRQTAPRGAAKADPVTLGDLIYGRSGR; encoded by the coding sequence ATGACTGACCATTGCGTGCAGTTCGAGCGAACCGCAGGCGGCATGATGCTGACCAACGCCATCCTGCTCTACAGAAGCGACGGGGCTCGCGGCCTCGGCTCGCATCTTACCCCTGGCGAAGATGCCGAGGCATTCGCCAGCATCCATCAGATCGAGCACGACGCTATCGGCGCGCCGACCATCGCCGCTGGAACGCCTTTGACCCGGGCGCATCTGCGGCATTGGTCGCAGGCGCTCGGCCGCGTCGCCCCGCCGCAAATTCTCCCCGAAACGGTGCTTGTCGCCCATCCCGACCTGCTGGTCTGGTGGGTGCCCGCACAGGTGAGGACGGCCTATTTCGACCTCTCGGCGAAACTGGCTGGACTGCGTGCGCTTGGCGGCCGCGCGATCGTCCCGGTTGCCTATCCGGCACACGTCCTTGTCGCCACACGGCGCCGGCTTGGAGTCTTTGCGCTTGAGCGGAACGAGCGGCCCGCGGCCGAAACCGCCTTGCTTCATTCGCCGATCCTCAACGTCTTCCTCAACGGTTCCCTCTGCTGGGGTAACATTCCGAAGCCGACATCGCTGGATGTGTCCGCCATTCCCGAGTTCGAGCGCGCGCTTTTCGACTCCTGGTCGACCCATCCGAATCCGGGTCAGGAGCTGACGATCACGGGGAAGGGCGGTCTCGTGCGTCTCTGGGACACCCTCGCAGCGACCCGCGCGACCCGCTTCCCGGTCAAACGCTTGAGGCCGTTCCTCGGAGATCGTCGCCAGACCGCCCCGCGAGGCGCCGCCAAGGCCGACCCAGTGACGCTCGGCGACCTCATCTACGGAAGGTCCGGCCGATGA
- a CDS encoding tyrosine-type recombinase/integrase gives MDTSGASIVIQERRTADGLDSYIPVILRDGAIYDLHLERYFLDLPLNGSRSRHSLRAHGYDVLVWVRFLASARGKSVWQADANDVGAYHRARRRSDAEFRISASTWNRAIASLDKLYRWAEREGLIERTPFTHRQVWRRSHDGRRAAVTGRNDAYERAARRSDVRFIDLTDYRAFREVGLRGLTVEGTERPGARDRNGARNALFADLLVTTGLRLEEASHLLAAEIPVCDARSERQRRVELPAALTKGDRGRSMLLPRRLLPVFDAYIAVERAAAVAKFAQRRGWEAIDRPIFIHSPSFGQRALPLVGGGTMDMEVVTPDERARLVICADDGTPREAAVLWLTEVGHPVLPNSWEAIFARASRRCTDAGIPVRLSPHQLRHSFAVHMLAMLIQRRLADAAAPVGAMEGYRQLVGDPLQQVQRLLGHSSLATTSIYLDHLATRADTVDAAVEELLALVPGYLRS, from the coding sequence GTGGATACTTCAGGTGCGTCGATCGTCATTCAGGAGCGCCGGACGGCGGATGGCCTGGACTCCTACATCCCGGTAATCCTGCGTGATGGTGCGATCTATGATCTCCACCTTGAGCGCTACTTCCTCGATTTGCCGCTGAACGGTTCGCGTTCGCGACACTCGTTGCGCGCCCATGGCTATGATGTTCTGGTCTGGGTTCGCTTTCTCGCTTCGGCCCGTGGCAAGTCTGTTTGGCAAGCCGATGCCAATGATGTCGGTGCCTATCATCGTGCCCGGCGGCGCAGCGATGCTGAGTTCCGGATTTCGGCATCGACGTGGAACCGGGCGATTGCCTCGCTCGACAAGCTTTATCGATGGGCCGAACGGGAGGGTCTGATCGAGCGTACACCTTTTACGCATCGTCAGGTCTGGCGACGATCGCACGATGGGCGCCGGGCGGCAGTCACGGGCCGCAATGACGCCTATGAGCGCGCAGCCCGTCGTTCCGACGTCCGTTTCATCGATCTCACCGATTACCGCGCCTTCCGGGAAGTTGGTTTGCGCGGCCTGACCGTTGAAGGGACCGAGCGTCCTGGAGCGCGTGACCGCAATGGCGCGCGCAACGCGCTGTTCGCCGATCTGCTGGTCACCACCGGCCTGCGCCTGGAAGAGGCATCCCACTTGCTCGCAGCTGAGATTCCGGTTTGCGACGCCCGCTCGGAACGTCAGCGGCGGGTCGAGCTTCCGGCGGCACTTACCAAGGGTGACAGGGGGCGAAGCATGCTGCTACCGCGCCGTTTGTTGCCGGTGTTTGACGCCTACATCGCCGTTGAGCGAGCGGCGGCCGTCGCCAAGTTCGCACAGCGCCGTGGCTGGGAAGCCATCGACCGCCCGATCTTCATCCACAGCCCCTCATTCGGGCAGCGCGCATTGCCTCTCGTTGGCGGTGGCACGATGGACATGGAGGTCGTCACACCGGATGAACGCGCAAGGCTTGTTATTTGCGCTGACGATGGAACGCCGCGCGAAGCCGCGGTCCTCTGGCTGACCGAGGTGGGCCATCCTGTGTTGCCCAACTCGTGGGAAGCGATCTTCGCACGGGCAAGCCGCCGTTGCACGGACGCAGGCATCCCGGTCCGGCTTAGCCCCCATCAACTCCGGCATTCCTTTGCAGTCCACATGCTGGCCATGCTGATCCAGCGCCGCCTCGCCGACGCAGCGGCACCAGTGGGCGCCATGGAAGGTTATCGCCAGCTGGTCGGCGATCCGCTTCAACAGGTCCAGCGATTGCTTGGCCATTCGAGCCTCGCGACGACCTCTATTTATCTGGATCACCTCGCCACGCGTGCCGATACCGTCGATGCGGCAGTCGAAGAGCTGTTGGCACTCGTACCAGGCTATCTTCGATCATGA
- a CDS encoding ArdC family protein, producing the protein MSRSYPATPRADVYSRITTEIVCAIEAGAGDWRMPWHHDGAATTRPQNVTSRRRYRGVNVLALWIAAEAAAYSSGLWGTYRQWASLGAQVRKGERGTTVVFWKQAASRTDDDHDDGEAGPGRMFARAFTVFNLAQVEGYEPSPVAVLPEGERFGHAEAFVAALKIPVTEGAYDAHYRIDLDHIFMPTFASFRDASAQMGTLLHEAAHATGAKHRLDRNFAERFKRDSLAIEEICAELTASFVLADLGIAHHPRADHAAYVASWLRALKDDPRAIFTAASKAQAAADWMHAQQPQPEEMAA; encoded by the coding sequence ATGTCCCGATCCTACCCTGCTACGCCGCGAGCCGACGTCTATTCGCGCATTACTACCGAGATTGTATGTGCCATCGAAGCCGGTGCCGGCGATTGGCGTATGCCCTGGCACCATGATGGCGCTGCCACCACCAGGCCGCAGAACGTCACCTCCCGCCGCCGCTATCGCGGCGTCAACGTGCTCGCGCTCTGGATCGCAGCCGAAGCGGCTGCCTATTCCAGCGGTCTTTGGGGGACCTATCGCCAGTGGGCATCGCTTGGCGCACAGGTCCGCAAAGGTGAACGCGGAACGACGGTTGTGTTCTGGAAACAGGCCGCATCGCGCACCGATGATGATCATGACGATGGCGAAGCCGGACCCGGCCGCATGTTCGCGCGGGCCTTCACCGTGTTCAACCTCGCCCAGGTCGAGGGCTATGAACCCTCACCTGTCGCAGTTCTACCCGAGGGCGAGCGGTTCGGGCACGCCGAAGCTTTCGTCGCGGCCCTCAAGATCCCGGTCACCGAGGGCGCCTACGATGCGCACTACCGGATCGACCTCGATCACATCTTCATGCCGACCTTTGCCTCGTTTCGGGATGCATCAGCACAGATGGGCACGCTTTTGCATGAGGCGGCCCACGCCACAGGGGCAAAGCACCGGCTCGACCGCAACTTTGCCGAACGTTTCAAGCGCGACAGCTTGGCGATCGAGGAAATTTGCGCTGAACTGACCGCATCGTTCGTGCTCGCCGACCTCGGGATCGCTCACCATCCGCGGGCCGATCATGCCGCCTACGTAGCATCGTGGTTGCGCGCACTCAAAGACGACCCTCGTGCCATCTTCACCGCCGCCAGCAAGGCGCAGGCGGCCGCCGACTGGATGCACGCCCAGCAGCCCCAGCCTGAGGAGATGGCCGCATGA
- a CDS encoding deazapurine DNA modification protein DpdA family protein, with the protein MPINVIVGLPHLNDGPILQRARALGRTALISANALSRWSEKRGWREWTGWRLGQLQNARGLSGLCLDSAGFVATARYGGFPWSLSDYVSLAAAYPFQWWASADYCVEAEIARDRDEVFDRLSRTIRANRDCRILGEDAGIADRLMPVIQGRRPSDYERCVDALWGSLRPGALIGVGSMCRRDIHGPEGLIAVIDHLDQILPAGVLLHAFGVKGTALPFLLPFAHRVASIDSQAYGVGARRAALKAGISKTDRVVADYMEQWLAGQYHRLTERPRRLPQQRPADADPPPIDPWEAAIAQARTEIRDLIESGDLDHDEMFEPWLEQWAADIFHDQTAER; encoded by the coding sequence ATGCCCATCAACGTCATCGTCGGCCTTCCGCACCTGAACGATGGGCCGATCCTTCAGCGGGCACGCGCGCTTGGCCGGACCGCGCTCATCTCGGCGAACGCGCTTTCACGTTGGTCCGAAAAGCGCGGCTGGCGGGAATGGACCGGATGGCGCCTGGGGCAACTCCAGAATGCACGGGGTTTGTCCGGCCTCTGCCTGGACTCCGCAGGCTTCGTCGCGACTGCGCGCTATGGTGGCTTCCCGTGGTCCCTGTCGGACTATGTATCGCTCGCGGCGGCCTATCCATTCCAATGGTGGGCAAGTGCCGATTACTGCGTCGAGGCTGAGATCGCGCGAGATCGCGACGAAGTCTTCGACCGCCTGTCGCGCACCATCCGCGCCAATCGCGACTGCCGCATCCTGGGCGAGGATGCCGGAATAGCCGACAGACTGATGCCTGTGATCCAGGGCCGGCGACCATCCGACTATGAGCGCTGTGTCGATGCGCTCTGGGGTTCGCTCCGCCCCGGCGCATTGATCGGTGTCGGAAGCATGTGCCGGCGCGATATTCACGGACCGGAAGGCCTGATCGCGGTCATCGACCATCTCGATCAGATTCTTCCGGCCGGTGTTCTGCTCCACGCATTCGGCGTCAAGGGCACGGCACTGCCCTTCCTTCTGCCTTTCGCACACCGGGTCGCGTCGATCGACAGCCAGGCCTATGGCGTCGGTGCGCGTCGGGCAGCCCTGAAGGCGGGGATCTCCAAGACCGATCGCGTCGTGGCCGATTACATGGAGCAATGGCTCGCCGGTCAGTACCACCGACTAACCGAGCGGCCGCGCCGCCTTCCGCAGCAACGGCCTGCTGACGCAGATCCTCCGCCGATCGATCCCTGGGAGGCCGCAATCGCGCAGGCCCGTACCGAAATCCGCGATCTCATCGAGTCCGGCGATCTTGATCATGATGAGATGTTCGAGCCGTGGCTCGAGCAATGGGCGGCCGACATCTTCCATGACCAGACGGCGGAGCGGTGA
- a CDS encoding thermonuclease family protein, whose product MRIAAAIILAGGAALTSPSWSQSFDAKARALDGDTVAVDFRLLGVDAFERGQLCRRASGCWQCGKAAQDFAANALRSKAATIRLVSSSSYGRPVAVVTVDGADLGERLIRAGLATPQASYLRDDPARLRAYNAAFASARRQRAGAFAGDWIEPSRWRHGNRLSCER is encoded by the coding sequence ATCCGGATCGCGGCGGCCATCATCCTCGCGGGCGGAGCCGCTCTCACATCGCCCTCATGGTCTCAGAGTTTCGACGCGAAGGCGCGGGCGCTCGATGGCGATACCGTGGCCGTCGATTTCCGGTTGCTTGGGGTCGACGCATTCGAGCGCGGGCAGCTCTGTCGGCGCGCCTCGGGATGTTGGCAGTGTGGGAAGGCCGCACAGGATTTCGCCGCGAACGCCCTGCGTTCCAAGGCCGCGACGATCCGGCTCGTGTCTTCGTCTTCTTATGGCCGCCCCGTTGCGGTCGTTACAGTCGACGGCGCGGATTTGGGAGAGCGTCTTATCCGCGCGGGTCTCGCGACCCCGCAGGCGAGTTATCTCAGAGACGATCCCGCTCGCCTGCGCGCATATAATGCGGCCTTCGCTTCGGCCAGGAGGCAAAGGGCAGGGGCCTTTGCCGGAGACTGGATCGAACCGTCGCGCTGGCGGCACGGGAACCGCCTGAGCTGCGAGCGCTGA
- a CDS encoding DUF6927 domain-containing protein, producing MGWLTMSRFHMGGHKTAKDYLDAQFTYSREADGTIKGLKVLASSCPQNRTYYAAAQVMIDGVGKEVFAIVCKVMWNPKSKSGEHFGYKDMDESVGPYEDSCPRHILDLLTPTDREHALDWRARCRANLARRSRKIEDGDRIKLAQALTFSDGHVGDEFIVVKRGRRLSFRDPATRCGYAISRFMERDWTILPVTKVHKTIFA from the coding sequence ATGGGCTGGCTCACCATGTCCCGTTTCCACATGGGCGGACACAAGACCGCCAAGGATTATCTGGACGCGCAATTCACCTATAGCCGCGAGGCGGACGGGACGATCAAGGGACTGAAGGTGCTCGCCTCATCCTGCCCCCAGAATCGCACCTATTATGCTGCGGCTCAGGTGATGATCGACGGCGTCGGCAAGGAGGTTTTCGCGATCGTCTGCAAGGTGATGTGGAATCCCAAAAGCAAGTCCGGCGAGCATTTCGGCTACAAGGATATGGACGAATCTGTCGGCCCCTATGAGGATAGCTGTCCCCGCCACATTCTCGACCTTCTGACCCCGACCGACCGGGAGCACGCCCTCGACTGGCGCGCGCGGTGCCGTGCCAACCTGGCCCGCCGATCGCGCAAGATCGAGGACGGCGACCGGATCAAACTGGCCCAGGCGCTGACCTTCTCCGATGGTCATGTGGGTGACGAATTTATCGTCGTGAAGCGCGGCCGCCGCCTGAGTTTCCGCGATCCCGCGACTCGCTGCGGCTATGCGATCAGCCGGTTCATGGAGCGCGACTGGACGATCCTGCCGGTCACTAAGGTTCACAAGACGATCTTTGCATGA
- a CDS encoding PRTRC system ParB family protein, whose product MVPLARIAVGYNPRRYFDRKKHDELVASLRLRGMLQPMLVRPAADLPEHFTIVAGGRRYRAAMEAFGENAEVPVLIREMTDQEALDAAIAENDDRDDPSETEQADAAVRYLAACQGDRAEAARRLGWSRAKLDRRLALADLSETVKTALDERRIKVGHAELLAAVPADKQDKALETIIAAGLDIAKTRDLLMKVTQRLADALFDKTECTTCPFNSGTQRALFDTHVDDGHCTNATCFQLKTEAVEAARRDAEAAAEAEDAAAAIEHDDGDDDALADDGDENEDGGEIGGLTDDAAPSAPLVGRGTVVRKVSTSTGPSVTAKSIAGRTTDLREATWRTALARGLADDPLNAQAAILVAALTGTLSHIKSGTLTSRAALLVDAAFPDRGFKEKIAEIRELSEVQATTVLAAIGAAYARDVQSFAHVADLAGAFGIDIRTVWQVDRAFLERYTKDELKFIAAESGLVAHMGEKAFAKLLGAKKGDLISGMLNAVGFDWAGRVPSAMALDGRYAPPNSLPPAKADEVVTELAA is encoded by the coding sequence ATGGTCCCGCTCGCCCGGATTGCCGTGGGCTATAATCCGCGCCGCTATTTCGACCGGAAGAAGCATGACGAACTCGTCGCCTCCCTGCGTTTGCGAGGCATGCTGCAGCCGATGCTGGTTCGGCCCGCTGCCGACCTGCCGGAGCATTTCACGATCGTCGCGGGCGGTCGCCGCTACCGGGCCGCAATGGAAGCCTTCGGCGAAAACGCCGAGGTGCCGGTCCTGATCCGGGAGATGACCGACCAGGAGGCGCTCGACGCGGCGATTGCCGAAAACGACGATCGCGATGATCCTTCCGAGACCGAGCAGGCGGACGCGGCCGTTCGCTATCTCGCGGCGTGCCAAGGCGACCGGGCTGAAGCTGCACGGCGGCTTGGCTGGTCCCGCGCAAAGCTGGACCGCCGGCTCGCGCTCGCCGACCTTTCCGAGACCGTCAAAACCGCGCTCGACGAGCGCCGGATCAAGGTCGGACACGCCGAATTGCTCGCCGCCGTTCCCGCCGACAAGCAGGACAAGGCGCTCGAGACGATCATCGCGGCCGGCCTTGACATCGCAAAGACCCGCGATCTTCTCATGAAGGTCACGCAGCGCCTCGCCGATGCCCTGTTCGACAAAACGGAATGCACCACCTGTCCGTTCAATTCAGGGACGCAGCGCGCCCTGTTCGACACCCATGTCGACGATGGCCACTGCACCAACGCTACCTGCTTCCAGCTAAAGACCGAGGCGGTCGAAGCTGCACGCCGTGATGCGGAGGCGGCCGCCGAGGCCGAGGACGCCGCCGCAGCGATCGAACACGATGACGGCGATGATGACGCTCTCGCCGACGATGGCGACGAAAACGAGGACGGCGGTGAGATCGGCGGTCTGACCGATGACGCAGCGCCTTCAGCACCTCTGGTCGGTCGCGGAACCGTCGTGCGCAAGGTTTCCACCAGCACCGGGCCCAGTGTTACCGCAAAGTCCATCGCAGGCCGCACGACCGACCTGCGGGAGGCGACATGGCGCACGGCGCTCGCCCGCGGGCTGGCCGACGATCCTTTGAACGCCCAGGCGGCGATCCTCGTGGCAGCGCTGACCGGCACGCTTTCGCACATCAAGTCAGGCACTTTGACCTCGCGCGCTGCACTGCTGGTCGACGCCGCGTTCCCCGATCGCGGTTTCAAGGAAAAGATCGCAGAGATCCGCGAGCTATCGGAGGTTCAGGCCACCACGGTGCTGGCTGCGATCGGGGCAGCATATGCCCGGGACGTCCAGTCGTTCGCGCACGTCGCCGATCTCGCCGGCGCCTTCGGCATCGACATCCGGACAGTCTGGCAGGTCGATCGCGCTTTTCTCGAACGATACACGAAGGACGAGCTCAAGTTCATTGCCGCCGAGAGCGGCCTGGTCGCGCACATGGGCGAGAAGGCATTCGCAAAGTTGCTCGGCGCCAAGAAGGGCGACCTGATCTCCGGCATGTTGAATGCTGTCGGGTTCGATTGGGCTGGCCGGGTGCCAAGCGCGATGGCCCTCGATGGCCGCTATGCGCCGCCCAATTCGCTTCCGCCCGCCAAGGCCGACGAGGTTGTCACCGAACTGGCCGCCTGA
- a CDS encoding site-specific integrase, translating into MTVVQLLAESDDERDALPVLMSAPLRPGCDRAHISRYGDPVWDLAPGVFRDNARRCHVTVHFGGIEDPSIADALRQILHARLNVDLPGHRSRLEPAGVRGEANRTLRFFDFVKAQLGRFDLGRVDQALVDRYAGSLRLAGLRPVVAAALLRIVFDLHELQHHLPTAHLSFEPWPGRSPFSVAGAKHIAGENRTPRIPESIMTPLLSWSLRYVTCHAGDILAARAELDRLEATRNRLIAAGEGLDPAVRRLRQRERLLDYVASLRQHGRGIPIWTTAHNGATRTDPQTGAVTPPINYHLIHLHAGINAQAEPAMHLGLATGAPDLIAAAIAELGTEIGGMDTPISADPDTGLPWRTRFDAKVLPLEEVMLQSAAYIVCAFLSGMRDSEIQAMRQGCLSITKAEDGTILRHRIKSTAYKGKRGGGEETEWVTIAPVAEAIDVLERLSARAGQARGTTTLWPVLTLRANTKTHVSAEIVRQLNRFRDHLNDQFGSAQAPVIPAGPDGRPWRLTTRQFRRTIAWHIANRPFGTIAGMIQYKHASVAAFEGYAGSSRSGFRGEIEAQRALGQIDDILVYFDERQSGARLGGPAANRVGVVLDTAAHELAPLPAMIADRPRLRTMLGSLARTLHVGPLADCFFDPATALCLNRSSEPGASGPMISMCEPVRCPNACIAERHRPAWQRGADEARLLLREKRLPEPQRVTLQAEVARIQRVLEQIAPGTATPHNGMAGEEEEAGLRVTD; encoded by the coding sequence ATGACCGTTGTCCAGCTTCTGGCGGAGAGCGACGATGAGCGCGATGCCCTCCCTGTGCTTATGTCCGCGCCTTTGCGCCCCGGCTGCGATCGCGCGCATATTTCACGATACGGCGATCCGGTGTGGGATCTGGCTCCCGGCGTATTTCGCGACAACGCGCGGCGCTGCCATGTCACGGTACATTTCGGCGGTATTGAAGACCCATCTATTGCTGATGCCCTGCGCCAGATTCTCCATGCGCGGCTCAATGTCGATCTCCCCGGTCACCGTTCGCGGCTTGAGCCGGCCGGGGTGCGCGGCGAGGCCAACCGGACCTTGCGCTTTTTCGACTTCGTGAAGGCTCAGCTGGGGCGTTTCGATCTCGGCCGGGTCGATCAGGCTCTGGTCGATCGCTACGCCGGATCTTTGCGCCTTGCCGGGCTGCGCCCAGTTGTAGCGGCAGCGCTGCTGCGGATCGTCTTTGACCTGCACGAGTTGCAGCATCATCTGCCGACTGCGCACCTGTCCTTCGAACCGTGGCCGGGACGAAGTCCGTTTTCCGTGGCGGGCGCAAAGCATATTGCAGGGGAGAACCGGACGCCGCGCATTCCCGAATCGATCATGACGCCGCTGCTCTCCTGGTCGTTGCGCTACGTGACCTGCCACGCAGGCGATATCCTTGCCGCACGGGCGGAACTCGATCGCCTTGAAGCAACGCGCAACCGTCTGATTGCCGCTGGGGAAGGTCTGGATCCCGCTGTTCGTCGGTTACGGCAACGCGAACGCCTTCTCGACTATGTTGCATCCTTGCGGCAGCATGGGCGCGGCATTCCGATCTGGACCACGGCACATAACGGCGCAACGCGAACAGACCCGCAAACCGGCGCCGTCACGCCGCCGATCAACTACCACCTGATCCACCTCCATGCCGGTATCAACGCGCAGGCCGAACCTGCCATGCACCTTGGCCTCGCCACCGGTGCACCAGACCTCATCGCCGCTGCCATCGCAGAACTCGGCACCGAGATCGGCGGCATGGATACGCCCATTTCTGCCGATCCCGATACTGGCCTGCCTTGGCGCACCCGCTTCGATGCCAAGGTTTTGCCCCTCGAGGAAGTCATGCTGCAGTCCGCAGCCTATATCGTATGTGCCTTTCTCTCAGGCATGCGGGACAGCGAGATCCAAGCCATGAGGCAGGGATGCCTGTCTATTACCAAAGCCGAAGACGGTACGATCTTGCGGCATCGTATCAAGTCCACTGCTTACAAGGGCAAGCGCGGCGGCGGCGAGGAGACCGAGTGGGTTACCATCGCGCCAGTCGCTGAAGCCATCGATGTCCTCGAACGCCTTTCCGCGCGTGCAGGGCAAGCGCGCGGAACAACGACCCTGTGGCCAGTCCTCACGCTCCGGGCCAATACCAAGACGCACGTCTCTGCAGAGATAGTCCGGCAACTCAACCGGTTCCGCGATCACCTCAATGACCAATTCGGATCCGCGCAGGCACCCGTCATTCCTGCCGGACCCGACGGCCGACCATGGCGTCTGACAACGCGTCAGTTTCGCCGCACAATCGCCTGGCACATCGCCAACCGGCCCTTCGGAACAATTGCCGGCATGATCCAGTACAAGCATGCCAGCGTTGCGGCTTTCGAAGGCTATGCTGGCAGCAGCCGGTCCGGATTTCGGGGAGAGATCGAAGCCCAGCGTGCGCTCGGGCAGATCGACGATATCCTTGTCTACTTCGACGAGCGGCAAAGTGGCGCACGCCTTGGCGGACCTGCCGCGAACAGGGTCGGAGTTGTGCTTGATACTGCCGCCCACGAGTTGGCGCCGCTACCTGCCATGATTGCCGACCGTCCACGTCTGCGCACCATGCTGGGCAGTCTCGCGCGGACATTGCATGTCGGCCCGCTGGCCGATTGCTTCTTTGATCCGGCAACTGCCCTGTGCCTGAACCGGAGTTCGGAGCCAGGCGCAAGCGGGCCAATGATCTCCATGTGCGAACCGGTCCGCTGCCCCAATGCCTGCATCGCCGAACGGCATCGCCCGGCATGGCAGCGCGGTGCTGATGAGGCACGGTTGTTGTTGCGCGAGAAGCGGCTTCCAGAGCCGCAGCGGGTGACGCTTCAGGCCGAGGTGGCCAGAATCCAGCGTGTTCTTGAACAGATCGCACCGGGTACCGCCACACCGCATAACGGTATGGCGGGAGAGGAAGAGGAGGCGGGTTTGCGGGTGACGGATTGA
- a CDS encoding PRTRC system protein C has protein sequence MQIDHLARVYRYDGIDLPQPPHLANDPQGLRAYHATLYPAILNADLVDAGVTGGVHVTEYRRAVGTKG, from the coding sequence ATGCAGATCGACCATCTTGCCCGCGTCTACCGCTATGACGGTATCGACCTCCCGCAGCCGCCGCACCTTGCCAATGACCCGCAGGGGCTGCGCGCCTACCACGCCACCCTCTACCCGGCGATCCTCAATGCCGACCTGGTCGATGCCGGGGTTACTGGCGGTGTCCACGTCACCGAATATCGCCGAGCTGTCGGCACCAAGGGCTGA
- a CDS encoding PRTRC system protein E: MLITNLLPMLGSYSLAFDLVAGDDGVVTLIIIPRVAEGKTHKAEAGELRPISITATAAEIDAELAKGAEGALGGLIATRMALADQIATQRDAAEAARAASAEAAKAKAASAPAKPVVAASTPAAPAAGALPADAKSEEPASLW, from the coding sequence ATGCTGATCACCAATCTTCTGCCCATGCTGGGCAGCTATTCGCTCGCCTTCGATCTTGTCGCCGGCGATGACGGTGTCGTTACCCTCATCATCATTCCCCGCGTCGCCGAAGGCAAAACGCACAAGGCCGAGGCCGGCGAGCTGCGTCCGATCTCGATCACAGCGACGGCCGCCGAGATCGATGCAGAGCTTGCGAAGGGCGCCGAGGGGGCGCTCGGTGGGCTGATTGCCACACGCATGGCGCTTGCCGATCAGATCGCGACCCAGCGGGACGCGGCCGAGGCCGCGCGCGCGGCGTCTGCGGAGGCGGCGAAGGCAAAGGCGGCATCGGCACCCGCCAAGCCGGTAGTCGCAGCGAGCACGCCGGCCGCGCCAGCGGCGGGCGCCCTGCCGGCCGATGCAAAATCGGAGGAGCCCGCCAGCCTCTGGTGA